AATATTGTTATGAAAACAATTGCCCTAGCCCCGATAGTCCCGAAGTGTCGGGAGAAAATCCTTTTGTGCCGGTCCCGAGGCTTCGGGAGGCACAAAAGATTGAAACGTCCCGAGACTTCGGGAGCGGGATTAGCTCCTGAAAAAGATCACGCAAAATATTTTAAAAATCAGGCACAAAAAAAACTCGTTTCAAATAAATGAAACGAGCTTTTTTATAACAAAGAGATAAATGATTATCTTCTTTTATCTTTAATCTTAGCTTTTTTACCAGTAAGTTCTCTGAAGTAGAAAATTCTAGCTCTACGTACAGCTCCTTTTTTGTTGATTTCAATTTTCTGTAAAGCTGGTAAGTTTACTGGGAAGATACGCTCAACTCCAATTGCACCTGACATTTTACGGATAGTAAAAGTTTCTGTGTTACCAGAACCTCTTCTTTGAATAACAACTCCTTTGAAAAACTGAGTTCTTGTTTTTTCACCCTCTTTAATTTCGTAGAAAACTGTGATAGTATCTCCAGCTCCAAAAACAGGGAAATCTTTTTTAGCAACTAATTCGGTTTGAACGAATTTCATTAAATCTGCCATGATATCTTATAATTATGGTTTTTATATAGAGCAACATTCACGGATCTCGCCAGAGGTTAGTCTAATTCGGGTGCAAATGTAGAAAATAATTATGAATTATAAATTGTTAATTGTAAATTATTTTAAGTTGTTGATAAAATGGCTGTTAAGGTGTTTTTTTGTTTCAGGTTTCAAGTTTCAAGTTTCCTGCATTACGCAATCCAAACTTGAAACCTGAAACAAAAGAAACCTGAAACAAAAAATTTTTATCTTGGTTGCTGTTGTGTAACGCAATGAATCATTCCTCCATTTGCATATAAATTGCGAACATCAATACCAATTACTTTTCTGGAAGGATACAAATTCTGAATCAATTGATTTGCAACGGCGTCATTTGGATCATTGTAATTAGGAACTAAAACAACGGTATTTCCAATATAATAGTTTACATAAGAGCCTTTGTAGCCTAATTTTTTGCCATAAGTTGTTACAACATCATTCTTAGACAATGGCAGTTTTACAAAAGTATAATTTTTGCCATTTATGTCTTTTGAATTGTACAGAGTTGTAACGTCATTTTCTGGAACTTCCCAATACAACAAATCGTTTTCATTCATGGTTACGATTGTGTTTGTGTTGCCAAAACGTGCAAAACCATCAATGTGCATGTCTGTAATTTCTCTTCCTGCTTTTCCGTCAAGCCAAATAAAATGTGTTATTCCTAAATACTTTCTAAAATTTGCTTCGGCTTGTTGCTGCGTCATTCCGGGATTACGATT
This genomic window from Flavobacterium sp. 9 contains:
- the rplS gene encoding 50S ribosomal protein L19, with protein sequence MADLMKFVQTELVAKKDFPVFGAGDTITVFYEIKEGEKTRTQFFKGVVIQRRGSGNTETFTIRKMSGAIGVERIFPVNLPALQKIEINKKGAVRRARIFYFRELTGKKAKIKDKRR